In the genome of Oxalobacter aliiformigenes, one region contains:
- a CDS encoding DUF904 domain-containing protein — translation MISEFDLLSEKISQLASLTHALRRENAELRLKNTELRQENRQLTERMESAHQRVSSLIETLPVADQGGEMDK, via the coding sequence ATGATTTCAGAATTTGATTTATTGTCGGAAAAAATCAGCCAGCTGGCCAGCCTGACTCATGCGTTGAGAAGGGAAAATGCCGAATTGAGATTGAAGAATACGGAACTCAGGCAGGAAAACCGGCAACTGACAGAACGAATGGAGAGCGCCCATCAGCGGGTTTCTTCACTGATAGAGACATTGCCGGTAGCAGATCAAGGCGGGGAGATGGACAAATGA
- a CDS encoding cell division protein ZapA: MIQINVTIMGQSYRLACHEDEEKKLREAVAYLDGKMCAIRDAGKIKGNDRIAVMASLAIAAELLSTKSPSGPLSEMTMSEIKQKMEAMNNVLDQALLPQEDLF; encoded by the coding sequence ATGATACAGATCAATGTGACGATCATGGGACAATCCTATCGTCTGGCCTGCCATGAGGATGAGGAAAAGAAACTGAGGGAAGCGGTAGCCTATCTTGACGGCAAAATGTGTGCCATTCGGGATGCCGGGAAAATAAAAGGAAATGACAGGATTGCCGTTATGGCTTCGCTGGCGATTGCCGCGGAATTGTTGTCGACGAAATCTCCCAGCGGTCCGTTGTCCGAAATGACCATGTCGGAGATCAAACAGAAAATGGAGGCCATGAACAATGTGCTGGATCAGGCGCTCCTTCCACAGGAAGATCTTTTCTGA